The Mauremys reevesii isolate NIE-2019 linkage group 7, ASM1616193v1, whole genome shotgun sequence genome includes the window tctcccccTACCCCCAGTGAGCGGATGGGTGTGTGGCTCCCCCTACCCCCGGTGGGTGGGTGTGTCGCTCTCCTACCCCCCGTGGGCGTGggcgtgccccccccccagtctctccCCCTCTCCGGCTCTCCCGGCGGCGCTGCCGGGGCGGGTGGGTGACTCACGCTGCCTTTGAATGGCAGCCCCGAGCTTTATAACGGCGGGAGCGGCCCGAGCTCCCggctctgctcctccagctgccgccgccgctgcccTCGGGGCGGACCCGCTCCGGGCTCCGGGCACCGGGCTCCGGGCACCATGCGCTGcgcccccctcctgctgctgctgctctccgcGGGGGACGCCGCGGTCATCACCGGGGTGAGAGCCGGGGGCGTCCGGGGGTCCTGGGAGCCCGCCCAGCGCCGCGCGAACGTCCCAGCCCCCGGCTCCggctgggagcggggcagggctgagccggCTCCTGGGACGGGGGGCAAACGGGGCTGCGTGTTTCTGGGGGGTGGTTTGGGGTTCCCGGGGGGGGAACGGTCCCAGGtcctgggggtctctggggatggTTGGGGATCAGTGGTCCCTGGTGTTGGGGGCTTCTATGGGGCTGAGTGGTCCCAGGTGCAGGGGGCGtcaggggtgggtgggaggttCATGGTCCCAGGTGctgggggtgtcctgggggtgagTGGTCCtagtgggctgggggggggtgccaGTAGTCCCAGGTACTGGAAGTCTCTGCAGGATagtttggggttcctatgggatGAACGGTTCCAAGTTCTGGGGGTGTCTCTGTGGATGTTCCTGGTCCCAGGTACTGAGGATCCCTGCGGGGATGGTTGCGGGGGGGTTATGGGGATGGTCCCAGGTACTGGAGGTCTCTGCAGGATGGTTTGGGGttcccggggggcgggggaacgGTCCCAGATCCTGGGAGTCTCTGGGGATGGTTGGGGATCAGTGGTCTCTGATGTTGGGGGGTTTCTATGGGGGTGGATGGTCCCATGTGCTGGGGGCTGTGGAGGTAATGGGGTCTCTCCTGTTACATCATGTGGGTGCTGGGTGCCTAACCTGCCCACACTGCGttctgccagcagctgctgcatcgGGAACAAGCAGAGCCCTTATTCTGTtccccctgaagttcttttctgCCGCCGCCTGGCTGGGTGTTATTGCACATTCAGTGCAAAGGTGCCCGCGCCTGGTCTGCACCAAGTGGGGAGTTATTGTAGGGCAGGAAGAGTTTGTTAAAGGAGATGAAATGACTTTTCTGACTGGTGAACATCCTTGCCCTTGGTTTGAGCTTCACCCCCAAGCTGTGTCCAGGCCCAGGGTCCCACCCTGCGGTCCTGCCTCACGCAGATCTCCCACTGAAGCCTGCAGGGTGGAGATGACAGTTTTAGCCCAGACGGGTTGGCCCTGTGGGGGGGACAGTTCGCACTAGTTGCAACTGACATTTTATTTGTAACTAGTTAAAATGAAAAGCAGGGCTGGAGCCGATTCCCAGTAACAGCTAATGCCCCTCCTTTGATTTTGCTTTTCTTCTTGCATAACTTACCACAAGATTTCACTTTTCTCACAAGGAAATCCACCTCCTTTCAGTTCTTTAGCTTATTTCCAGCAGATGGATTGACAGCTGTCAGTTTTCCCCTTGAAGTTCTATCTGAGATTTGTAGACTGCGTGTCCCTTTAAAGAATTAGCCACAGTACTTTCCAGTTTAAACATTTAATATGCAGTGAAACTTGATCATTTAACTTCCTATTGTCCCTAAAagatctcatagaatcatagaatatcagggttggaagggacctcaggaggtcatctagtccaaccccctgctcaaagcaggaccaatctcccaAACCTATCCTCAATCATACTTAAGAGAATTAGCGTTATTAGAAGAGTATCTCTGTTAAGAAGTCAATTTTATTCATCCCTTGAATGGTTTTTTAAGAGAGGGTTTATTGTGTATTAATGTATGTAGAGTTTTTAAAACTCTACTGTCCATTCATTTTCCTTCTATAACTTGTCTCCAATTGCCCAGTTAAAAATTGATGTTAAAAATGTCTAATATCTGTACAGGCTTAATTTCCTTTAAATACATTCTGAGATTATTCTATTGGTTTCATCCGCTGAAATGCACCTGCTTTAAAAGGTTCAGAAAGCACAATGCTTTActgtctctttctgtctctctctctctctctctctctctcttttttttctttcctgaacTGGCCATTAGTTTATAGCGAATTGTTCGTCGCTATTTTTTATTAGAATATACTTTTGGggtgaaaaatacaatttttttaatatgttcattgtttaaataaaaactgtTAGATTATTTTAAAGTGTAAACTGTTCTTTTTCAATGTTGGCTTTAGATTAATAGTTAAGCATTTACATTCTTTGGACATCTTAAAGCCTATTTTCAGTACATAATGTAACCATTTAGAAATTGTATTCATGGCAACAGATATTTCATTGTTTAACAAGGTTCTGGTCTAATCAATGGGAATACTTTGTTCAGAACCTGTTTACTTGCACATGGGAAACTGTGAAGGAGTTTTGAAATATCTGAGAATTTGAAAATCTCTTTACATTAAGAATATTTCCAGATACACTGTAGGTCCAgtctaaatatttgccaataaaGTCTTAGCTACACCTTTAAATGGACTAAATGGATTAGAACAGAATGGATTAGAACAGAAAAGTGTATTAGAATTATAAAATGCTATTTGCTTGAAACTGAAATGTATTTTTACTCATCCCTTTACCATGTACACTCATACACTGTACACTCATACACTGGGTGACTGCGTTGTTAGTTTTTCTTTTTAGTGTACACTCAGCATGCATGAGCATTGTGAATTTAaggcacagttgccaactttcccGTGGTagataagcaccccgactttcacaataagacATAcacaagctaatcccatttcaaaacaaggcaatccctaagaaccccaacactctgtgactagatcccccctggcgtgcagtctgggactgtggtgggcccgttgtgcacccctgactctcttttcccccattgcccctgcttgctgggagctgatcaaaaaaaaaaaaaagaagctacaagccaaaaactagccaacaagcaactcacaagctaattaagccaaaaacaagcccaatttctgcattttttttcatgggtttggcatgtctgatttaagggcttgatccaaagcctattgaagtcaggaagggtctttccattaacttaaaTCGACTTTGGTTCAGACACTGAATCACAAATAAAGCATACAGAAAGTTACCAGGGTTTTCCACAAGAATTTAGTTGAACGCAGACTGAGGAGCAGGAATGTCATTAAGTAACCACCGTGTTATGCCCCAAATATGGGGAATATTTGTTTAAGTTAAAGGTTGGAGATAAGAGAAAGTGGGGACCTAAAAAGTGAATGGCGGGGCCATCCCTTTTTAGGATTTGGGACAATGTAATTTAATTCTTAGAGGGAAAACCTTCAATGAGTTCCAGAGGAAATAACTGAAGATCAGGTTGAAAAGGAATATTGACTAACACAATGCCTTAAGTGTCATTATTATTTAGAATGTATTCACTATTGTTTCAGGGCTaggttctgccacccttactgaCACTGAATAACACCTCACTCTGCCAGTAGGCcccctgaaatgaatgggactCCTTggggagtaaggtactactcagggTGAGCACAGGTGCCAGAATATGACCCATAAAGAGTAGCATGGTAGTCAAATGTACAGCCTGTTGTTCATGTTCAGAAGCAGATTTTAGATCACCATAGCATGAGTTTCCCTGCCTTCTGCGAAAGCACTGCCAGCTGTACAACATTCACAAGACCGGGGCAATTAATGCTGTAAATTTGCATGCATTTGATTAATTCAAAATGCACCAGCACAAGATGGGTCTGATAAGCACCCAGacatgctactctgaaactagttAAAACTTGATTCTGTGCAGTGGTAGTGTTAgcatcttccctctcccccacctcaaaTGACAGACTTAATCATTTAATTTTATATACAAAATTAAAGGACCAAATTCCAGAGACAGGACAACAGGAGAACAAAGAGGAAGCCCCTCCCCTTTTTGAATTGTCTTGTTTACGTGTACCTCAGTGGGGTTGCATTCTCAGACTACTCTGTCTTCCTCAAACTTTTTGCATGTGGTTGCACCACTGCTAAACTCTGCTGTAAAGCCAAAAGAACTTATTTTGAATCAGTAGCAATATTGTGGCtttatccaggggcggctccaggccccagcacgccaagcgcgtgcttggggcggcatgccgcagggggcgctctgccggtcgccggtccaagctccggtggacctccctcagacatgcctacggagggtccactggtcccgcggcttcggtggaacatccgcaggcacgcctgcaggaggtccactggagccgggaccggcgaccggcagagcgccccccacatgGCGTGccgtcgtgcttggggcggcgaaatagcTAGAGTCGCCCCTGGCTTTATCCCAGTGTCACTAGTGCAGAATTTGACCAGTagatttattttgttgtttatgGAAGGTTAGAAAACAAACATTATCTACCTGAGAGGTTCTAACAGCAGTTTTAGAGTTGGACTAGTCTTTTGGGTAAGTGTGTATTTAGACTGGTTTGTAACAGCTGttgaatttattaaatatatattttaatgtgaGTGCTACACAGGTTGGTTATATATGCTGTTTCATTACTCTTCCCTAGCCCCAAGAGCTTTTTCTAAGTTACTATCTGTTCAGTaaatatgtattttgatgtgAGTTTGAAATGGCATAATATTTACCTGGGGGAGTACATAGAATGGCATTTATCATGTAAATCCCAGTATAAGATACTTTAGCACTTTTTTCTAAAATGAGGGTTTGTTTCAATAGACGGTAATGTCTCCCTCAGATCAGTTAAGATTCCTTATGCATCCTGTTCTCAGTTTGCCTGTTTGAGACAATTGATCAAAACCCTTTTTTGCCTGTCAGTCCTGCTGTcagatattgggggggggggggaaaggggggaggtCAGATTCAGTTTATCTTAGTTATGTGATGAGGCCCATTACTTCAGTGAGACTCCTCACTTGAGCAAGTAGAATGGGATTTGGCCCTATAATGCTAGAATTAAAATCCTTATAACCttttgtgttggtttttttaatgtattttaacaaGAATGAACATGTATAGCCATTCACTTCTGAACCCCAGCATTTCCACTTGCTCATaaatttttggttttcaaaatGCACAAAGCAATTCCTAGTTCATTTTGTGTTTATACAAGTACCGTATGCCTTAAACCAACAGTTGAAATTTACAATGAACAGCCCCTCCTTCTACAGCTCACATCAGCACCTATCTGGGTGTGGACTGTTTATGCCAAGctactcttagggtatgtctacactacaagagtagttcgatttaacttaggtcgaatttgtggattcgaccttatgaattcaaatttgtgtatccacactaaggacactaattcgactttgtgagtccacactaacggggcaagcgtcgacattggaagcggtgcattctgggcagctatcccacagttcccgcagtcactgcttcccattggaatgctgggtagagcccccaatgcctgctgggggaaaaatgtgtcgagggtggttttgggtaactgtcgtcattcaaccgtcactcccgccctctctccctgaaagcgccggcgggaaatctgttaccgcacttttctggtcagtgacagcgcggacgccacagcactgcgagcatggagcccgctgcgatcatcgctgcacttatggccgttgtcaactcctcgcaccttatcgtccacctcttccacagtcagatgctgagaaatcgggcgaggaggctccggcagtgcggtgaggacatgaagtgtcagagtggcacagacctctcacaaagcacgggatcccatGCCGCGGAGATcgtggtggcaatgggtcacgttcatgctctggaacggcgattctgggcccgggaaacaagcacggactggtgggaccgcatagtgatGCAGgactgggatgaatcacagtggctgcgaaacttcaggatgtgtaagggcactttccttgaactgtgtgacttgttgtcccctgccctgaagcgccaggacacccggatgcgagcagccctgagtgtgcagaagcgagtggccatagccctctggaaacttgccacgccagacagctaccggtcagtagcgaaccactttggcatgggcaaatctaccgtgggggttgctgtgatgcaagtagcccatgcaatcgttgacctactgctctcaatggtagtgaccctgggaaacgtccaggtcgtcatagatggcttcgccgcgatgggattcccaaactgcggtggggctatagatggcactcacatccctatcctgggaccggcccaccaggccagccagtatattaaccgaaagggctacttttcaatggtgctgcaagcactggtggaccataggggacgttttaccaacatctacgtcgggtggccgggcaaggttcatgacacgcgtgttttcaggaactctggtctgtttagacgcctccaggcaggtagtttcttcccagaccacaaaataagtgttggggatgtggagatgcctacagtgatcctcggggacccagcctacccgctaatgccctggctcatgaagccctatacaggcgccctggacagtgacaaggagctcttcaactaccggctgagcaagtgcagaatggtggtggagtgtgctttcggacgtctcaaggggagatggaggagcttactgactcgctcggatctcagcgaaaccaatatccccattgttattgcagcttgctgtgtgctccacaatctctgtgagagcaagggggagacctttatggcgggatgggaggttgaggcaaatcgcttggctgctgattacgctcagccagacacccgtgccattagaagatcccagcgggaagcgctgtgcatccgggaggctttgaaagctaggttcctcagagagcagggtaacctatgactgtccagtctctttacagagaagctgaacctgcccctgtttcagttattattgacttttttcagcggttacataccccgttcaccaggtttccccccttccaacagacgtttaaaaataaagttattagaacatttttaattaacaaagttttctttactaacgacttcgcgttaaagggttcaaacagggacgcagactgtggtgggtacggtgtgcagtgatgtacagaccgcttctacactcgaggactgacaggctcctgctcctacagcggtctctggggggaggacggttacaggagggtgtgcaggaaggggtgggtttgcaggaaggggtgaggggtgtgtggaagggtgagtaggtgtagggggatgatggctctggctggggctcagggcatcggagaggttcatggctagggtggaagggcatggtaagggcagcctgccttgccatttgtggatgccaggcgctcggaccctggggcagcatacacctcccagactgacctggggcagcagacacctcccagagtgacccgggtgcctagtgactgcactctgtgtgtgacctgctgttgatcctgcccccatgtctgtaccctggtaatggtggctgtcctatgcaattaacaaacccctatctccccttcacacaaagtcttctgcaaagaaacatgacggaaacagtaatgaacagcaaactatttttaatactcaactacacagttgggggatgaaactgggatttgggattgggtgagccaggaagggaagcaattctcatactttagggaatgagagctgtttggtacatgagcgctctgctggggtggagtgacagttttcacggccactagcgcccctccttcttgtgattttgggtgagggggggacaggactttgtggcgggggagggcggttgcagatacagttcaggggggctctctgctcctgcctgccatcctgcagaacatccacaaggtgccggagcgtgtccgtttgctcccttattagtccaagcagcgtttgagtcgcctgctggtcttcctgccgccacctgtcctcccgttcgctgtgtgagcgctgctgctgagagagggtctccctccactggctctgctgggccacctcggctctggagcaggccatcagttcagcgaacatctcatcccgagtctttttctttcgccgcctaatgtgcgccagcctctgtgagggggatgccggggcagttcgggaaagagccgcagctgtgtgatgggaaaaaggaagtgatttccttgcaaagatacatgtttgcgaacactgaacacagtctactcagtttctgtgaacaagaccatacagggcacctatctcatgtgctctcaggacaagttcgaattttcggcattcgctttcattgcctggggtcttgcactggagatcgaacaagcggggcaggacagcagaatccgtgtagcagccaggcctggtaagccgtaaactttaggctgcttaacagttaatggatagcagtgccctcctgctgcaggcaatctggaaagcataaagtctgaccctgttccagcccctcgcggctgtccccgggaaagatccctgtatgctttccctctgcagcctccaccacgtggctgttaaacgacggtcattgttatgcaaaggaaaagtcaagcgttcacaatagtaacattacagtaattcccctaattagatgcagcagtcgccgagcgagatcaccctgaggcgggtcactaggagagacagagagcgcatgctgcgtgaatccctgcacagaccagggccctatgctgccatgctggtcgaggcaatgctcccactgtacctcaggatggcctggcgcggaagagtgtgcttccacggagcacccaataaggcacctctccccaggaacctcctgcggaggcttttcgagtacctctccgagagctttgtggaactgtcccaagaggatttctgttcaatccctatatgtattgaccttcttttcatatagtttttattcctgttttttaaaaaataaatgtttacatgtttatagcacttaccgactgatccttcccctgattcagagtccgggttaacggccggggagggttggtaggggatctctgtgaggctgatgaatcgatcctggctgtcggggaaagcagtattgtaagcgctgtcgcctgcctcggcctccacaaacccttcctcatcttccccatccgcgaacatcgccgagaaactgcccgtcgacactatcccatcctcagagtccacggtcactggtggggcagtggtggcagacccaccgagaatggcatgcagtgcctcgtagaagcggcatgtctggggctgggctccggagcgtccgtttgccgctttgattttttggtagccttgtctcaggtccttgattttcacacggcactgcgttgcatcccggctgtatcctctgagtgccatggctttggagaccttctcgtaggtctttgcattccgttttttggagcgcagctccgaaagcacagactcatcgccccacacagcgatcagatccaagacttcccggtcagtccatgctggggccctctttctactctgagattgcatggactcctctgctggagagctctgcatcgctgccagtgctgctgagctcgccccgatgtccaaccaggaattgagattcaaactggccagacaggaaaaggaattcaaattttcccggggcttttcctgtagggctgatcagaacatctgagctcggactgctgtccagagcgtcaacacagtggtgcactgtgggatagctcccggagctactaagttcgatttgcatccacacctagcctaattcgacatagccatgtcgaatttaacgctactcccctcgtcagggtggagtaccgaattcgaactaaagagccctctaggtcgaactaattagcatcctggtgtggacggttgcatggttaaattgaattaacgctgctaaattcgacataaactcctagtgtagaccaggcctcagttactAAAAACCCCTTTTAATTTAGATGCAGAATATGGTCTAGATAATAATCATAACATCCCTGATTAAGCTTTTATTTTATCTAGTTCCAAGAGGACTTTTTTGATAAAAGTATAATAGTCTTACATTTGCAAAGGCACTCAACCATAAAACACTAGCATTAGAATCTAGAAGGAAAAATGATTCAAAAATCTTTACATTCATTTATGAATTTCTCAGCATTAGCTTCTCTTCAAGACAGGGCCACTTATCTATTTGGCACACTTTACGCCTTTTACAAATACCTCAGGCCATGAATTGGAAAGAATGTCAGCATATGCTTAAGGCCATCACTATTCAGGACAGCATTTTGGGAAGTTGAATGGGGGTTGTAGACTAATGCCAGTTTTACCCCTCCCAGATACATGGGGGTACCTGGTGGCAGAGTTGATCCTTCAGCCCTGATTCAGACCCCCTACATAGTCATGGCTTGTTTAAACATACAGGTCTAGATTCTGTTGTTATAAATGTTAAATGAGCCGTTGTAGCTTGCTATCTTTTCAATGTATTGTAAGCTTCCCACATAAAAGTGTAGCTCAGACATTTGCAAAAAGCAGTGGACTGTGCTATTTTTGGAGTGCTTTTCTTTGCCTAATACTATTTATCTGTTTATTAAACTTCAGGCTTGCGACAAGGATCTACAGTGTGGGGGCGACATGTGCTGCGCTGTTAGTCTCTGGATTCGCAGCCTCCGAATGTGCACACCAATGGGCGACTTGGGAGAAGAATGTCATCCTTTGAGTAATAAAGTTAGTATGTACTAATGGCGGTTCTTACGACACTGAAACTGACAAGGCAGAAATAAATGTGAATATATTTTGTTGTAAGTCAAATTGCATAAA containing:
- the PROK2 gene encoding prokineticin-2 isoform X2, giving the protein MRCAPLLLLLLSAGDAAVITGACDKDLQCGGDMCCAVSLWIRSLRMCTPMGDLGEECHPLSNKVPFLGRRMHHTCPCLPNLACLRISPSRFKCLPEFRNEDVFF